From a region of the Dehalococcoidia bacterium genome:
- a CDS encoding DinB family protein encodes MAARSPEREDLIDKLRSHHAELVAVVRRRAESELASPPAAGEWTALQQLEHHLLVEDVWAKAATRAAFEDEPDLAELWATYRRVEEQNPFPPPLETRTLEALLQAIEARHSETLALVESIPEPALERRGRNTGFGNLTVLQMLRAVYRHTRMHIDQIEGREPSFQPRRVS; translated from the coding sequence ATGGCGGCACGATCGCCCGAACGGGAGGACCTCATCGACAAGCTGCGGTCTCATCATGCCGAGCTGGTTGCGGTCGTAAGGCGGCGGGCGGAGAGTGAGCTCGCGTCGCCTCCGGCCGCGGGCGAGTGGACAGCCCTCCAGCAACTGGAGCACCACCTGCTCGTCGAAGACGTCTGGGCGAAGGCGGCGACGCGCGCCGCCTTCGAAGACGAGCCGGACCTGGCCGAATTGTGGGCCACGTACCGCCGGGTGGAGGAGCAAAACCCGTTCCCGCCGCCCTTGGAGACGAGGACGCTGGAAGCACTGTTGCAGGCTATCGAGGCGAGACACAGCGAGACGCTGGCCCTCGTCGAGAGCATTCCGGAGCCCGCATTGGAGCGGCGTGGGCGCAATACGGGCTTCGGCAACCTCACGGTGCTGCAGATGCTCAGGGCGGTCTACCGCCACACCCGCATGCACATCGACCAGATCGAAGGGCGCGAGCCGTCCTTCCAGCCCCGCCGCGTGTCTTAG
- a CDS encoding helix-turn-helix domain-containing protein codes for MPRRYASQDYCPVARTLDVLGDRWMILVIRDLLRGATRYTDLQASLRGISPNLLSDRLKRLEAAGMVERVFYSDHPPRAEYRLTEKGRDFGAVVRAMYAWGSKHAPRRAGDFVPAHEPST; via the coding sequence ATGCCCAGGCGCTATGCCTCTCAGGACTACTGCCCCGTCGCCCGGACCCTGGACGTCCTCGGTGACCGCTGGATGATCCTCGTGATCCGGGACCTCCTGCGCGGCGCCACGCGCTACACGGACCTCCAGGCCTCGCTGCGTGGCATTTCGCCAAACCTGCTGTCCGACCGCCTCAAGCGCCTCGAAGCTGCCGGCATGGTCGAGCGCGTCTTCTACAGCGACCACCCACCCCGGGCCGAGTATCGCCTCACCGAAAAGGGACGCGACTTCGGCGCGGTCGTCAGGGCCATGTACGCCTGGGGCAGCAAACACGCTCCGAGGCGCGCCGGCGATTTCGTGCCTGCCCACGAGCCGTCAACCTGA
- the gyrB gene encoding DNA topoisomerase (ATP-hydrolyzing) subunit B, translated as MAAERKPATELEYTARDIQVLEGLEAVRRRPGMYIGGTDQRGLHHLVTEIVDNSIDEAMAGRCDRIWVHISKDGWVTVRDNGLGIPVDTHARTGKSALETVMTVLHAGGKFGGEAYKVSTGLHGVGASVVNALSRELWVEVRRGGKIYRQTYARGIPTSEVREVKESLYRGQDTGGLAESGTTTSFIPDDQIFQDVTFDSALLLQRFREAAYLNKGIWLSFYDERDDTEVTFHFEGGIQSLVRHLNKDREVLFPRPIYIEKEINGTVIECAMQYNSSFNEATFSFANGVSTIDGGSHLTGFRSALTRVLNDYARKNKLLKDDDPNLTGEDVREGLVAVISVKLLEPQFEGQTKTRLGNPEVKGQTETAVADGLSQYLEEHPSDARRIIEKCITAARAREAARKARDLVIRKGLLDGTLLPGKLSDCSDRDPENCEMFIVEGPSAGGSAKSGRDRRFQAILPIQGKILNVERARLDRVFGHAEIAAIIKALGTGIDEDFDISKLRYHRIILMTDADVDGAHIRTLLLTLFYRHMQPLIHEGHLYIAQPPLYKMQVGRATRYVYSDRERDELIQKEKAKVATRFKGLGEMNSEQLWETTMDPQRRILLRVGIEDAMEADRLFSHLMGDDVAPRKAFIQAHAAQVRNLDI; from the coding sequence ATGGCAGCAGAACGGAAACCCGCCACCGAGCTCGAATATACCGCGCGCGATATTCAGGTCCTCGAAGGACTGGAAGCGGTGCGGCGCCGCCCCGGCATGTATATCGGCGGCACCGACCAGCGCGGCCTGCATCACCTGGTCACGGAGATCGTCGACAACAGCATCGACGAGGCTATGGCCGGACGCTGCGACCGCATCTGGGTACATATCTCGAAAGATGGCTGGGTCACCGTCCGCGACAACGGCCTGGGCATCCCCGTCGACACGCATGCCCGCACGGGGAAGTCCGCGCTCGAGACCGTGATGACGGTGCTGCACGCCGGCGGCAAGTTCGGCGGCGAGGCCTACAAGGTCTCCACCGGCCTGCACGGAGTCGGCGCCTCCGTGGTCAACGCTCTCTCGCGCGAGCTGTGGGTGGAAGTGCGCCGGGGCGGGAAGATTTATCGCCAGACCTATGCCCGCGGCATCCCCACCAGTGAGGTGAGGGAGGTCAAGGAGTCGCTATACCGGGGCCAGGACACGGGCGGGCTGGCCGAGTCCGGGACGACGACTTCCTTCATACCGGACGACCAGATCTTTCAGGACGTCACCTTCGACTCCGCGCTCCTGCTGCAGCGCTTCCGCGAGGCAGCCTACCTGAACAAGGGCATCTGGCTTTCCTTCTACGACGAGCGCGATGACACCGAGGTCACCTTCCACTTCGAGGGCGGGATCCAGAGCCTGGTCCGCCATCTGAACAAGGACCGCGAAGTCCTGTTCCCGCGGCCGATCTACATCGAGAAGGAAATCAACGGCACCGTCATCGAGTGCGCGATGCAGTACAACTCCTCGTTCAACGAGGCGACATTCAGCTTCGCGAACGGGGTCAGCACCATCGACGGCGGCAGCCACCTGACTGGCTTCCGCAGCGCTCTCACCCGTGTGCTGAACGACTATGCCCGCAAGAACAAGCTCCTCAAGGACGACGACCCGAACCTGACGGGTGAGGACGTGCGCGAGGGGCTGGTCGCCGTGATCAGCGTGAAGCTCCTGGAGCCGCAGTTCGAGGGTCAGACGAAGACACGTCTCGGCAACCCTGAGGTCAAGGGCCAGACGGAGACGGCCGTCGCCGACGGCCTGTCGCAGTACCTGGAGGAGCACCCGTCGGACGCGCGGCGGATCATCGAGAAGTGCATCACCGCCGCGCGGGCGCGCGAGGCGGCCCGCAAGGCCCGCGACCTGGTCATCCGCAAGGGCCTGCTGGATGGCACCCTGCTACCAGGCAAGCTGTCAGACTGCTCCGACCGCGACCCCGAGAACTGCGAAATGTTCATCGTAGAGGGGCCGTCCGCCGGAGGCTCGGCCAAGAGCGGGCGCGACCGCCGCTTCCAGGCCATCCTGCCCATCCAGGGCAAGATCCTCAATGTCGAGCGGGCACGGCTCGACCGCGTGTTCGGCCACGCCGAGATCGCGGCGATCATCAAGGCTCTGGGTACCGGCATCGACGAGGACTTCGACATCTCGAAGCTGCGCTACCACCGCATCATCCTCATGACGGACGCGGACGTGGACGGCGCCCACATCCGGACGCTGCTGCTGACGCTCTTCTATCGTCACATGCAGCCGCTGATCCACGAAGGCCACCTCTATATCGCCCAGCCGCCGCTGTACAAGATGCAGGTCGGGCGGGCCACGCGCTACGTATACAGCGACCGTGAGCGCGACGAACTGATCCAAAAGGAGAAGGCCAAGGTCGCGACGCGCTTCAAGGGCCTGGGCGAGATGAACTCGGAGCAACTCTGGGAAACGACGATGGACCCGCAGCGCCGCATCCTCCTGCGCGTCGGCATCGAGGACGCCATGGAAGCAGACCGGCTCTTCAGCCACCTCATGGGCGACGACGTGGCGCCGCGCAAGGCGTTCATCCAGGCCCACGCTGCCCAAGTGCGCAACCTGGACATCTAG
- the tsaA gene encoding tRNA (N6-threonylcarbamoyladenosine(37)-N6)-methyltransferase TrmO, with amino-acid sequence MGLLQKLRNFLPLGRPLIPRDPISYRAIGVVRNRVSEYRTAGWEDIRSDIFLREDLAPALEGIEGFSHVIVVFHMHTVSDDDRRLLTLPLAGENAGEIGLFATRIAVRPNAVGVSAVPVVWRRKNVLRVRGLDALNGTPVLDIKPYLPPYDSIPGATLPAWAQQAMQR; translated from the coding sequence GTGGGCCTTCTGCAAAAGCTCCGCAATTTCCTCCCTCTTGGCCGTCCCCTTATTCCGAGGGACCCGATCTCCTACCGGGCGATTGGCGTTGTCCGTAACCGTGTCTCCGAGTACAGGACCGCGGGCTGGGAGGATATCCGCTCCGACATCTTCCTGCGCGAAGATTTAGCGCCGGCCCTAGAAGGTATCGAGGGCTTCTCACACGTCATCGTGGTGTTCCATATGCACACGGTATCCGACGATGATCGTCGCCTGCTGACCCTGCCGCTCGCCGGCGAAAATGCCGGCGAAATTGGCCTTTTCGCGACCCGCATCGCGGTCCGGCCGAACGCTGTCGGCGTCAGCGCCGTGCCCGTGGTCTGGAGGCGAAAAAACGTCCTCCGCGTGCGCGGGCTGGACGCCCTCAACGGGACGCCCGTCCTCGACATCAAGCCTTACCTGCCGCCGTATGATTCCATCCCCGGCGCAACGCTACCGGCATGGGCGCAGCAGGCGATGCAGCGGTGA
- a CDS encoding DUF933 domain-containing protein, giving the protein MDLALIGLASSGKTTLLKALAAGHLPHGGSPNEPAVAVVKVPDERLDKLAALVQAKKTTYLEMRIFDFPSFSVGKKGPPPQLLGALSTNDLLVHVVRAHGDAAVPHPLGSVDPARDIAAMDLELVLADLGIVERRIDRLTTEMRSLPAGARGAQEREMALLQRLKAALEAEKPLRSAGVTAEERSLLGGFNLLTLKPMLIVLNIDEADAGRAGEIEGEYADAAGQNAAVIALAAKAEADVAELGPEEAAEFRKELGLPGEPAAARVLRAAVSLLGLVTFFTAGEKDAHAWSVPAGTTAVKAAGRIHSDIERGFIRAEVIGWQELLEAGSHAEARKRGRLRLEGKTYEVQDGDVINVLFNV; this is encoded by the coding sequence ATGGACCTCGCCCTCATTGGTCTCGCCTCGTCCGGCAAGACGACGCTCCTGAAGGCGCTCGCGGCCGGGCACCTGCCCCACGGCGGCTCGCCGAACGAGCCCGCCGTCGCCGTCGTGAAGGTGCCGGACGAGCGCCTCGACAAGCTCGCGGCCCTCGTCCAGGCGAAGAAGACCACTTATCTGGAGATGCGTATCTTCGACTTCCCCTCTTTCTCCGTGGGCAAGAAGGGCCCGCCGCCTCAGCTCCTCGGCGCCCTATCGACCAACGACCTCCTCGTGCATGTCGTCCGCGCCCACGGCGACGCCGCGGTCCCTCATCCCCTCGGGTCCGTCGACCCGGCGCGCGACATCGCCGCCATGGACCTCGAGCTCGTCCTGGCCGATCTGGGCATCGTGGAGCGCCGGATCGACCGCCTCACGACTGAGATGCGCTCGCTCCCCGCGGGAGCGCGCGGCGCCCAGGAGCGCGAGATGGCCCTGCTCCAGCGCCTGAAGGCGGCACTGGAGGCCGAGAAGCCGCTCCGGTCTGCCGGTGTCACGGCGGAGGAGCGGAGCCTGCTCGGCGGCTTCAACCTGCTCACGCTCAAGCCCATGCTCATCGTCCTCAACATCGACGAGGCCGATGCCGGCCGGGCGGGCGAGATCGAGGGCGAGTACGCGGACGCCGCGGGCCAGAACGCTGCCGTGATAGCGCTGGCGGCGAAGGCGGAGGCCGACGTCGCGGAGCTTGGGCCGGAGGAGGCCGCGGAGTTCCGCAAGGAGCTTGGACTACCGGGGGAGCCCGCCGCGGCCCGCGTGCTGCGCGCGGCGGTATCCCTCCTGGGCCTTGTCACCTTCTTCACCGCAGGTGAGAAGGACGCTCACGCCTGGTCAGTCCCCGCCGGCACGACCGCCGTCAAGGCCGCTGGCCGCATCCACAGCGACATCGAGCGCGGCTTCATCCGCGCCGAGGTCATCGGCTGGCAGGAGCTCCTGGAGGCGGGCTCTCACGCAGAGGCCAGGAAGCGCGGCCGCCTCCGCCTCGAAGGCAAGACCTACGAGGTCCAGGACGGTGACGTGATCAACGTGCTGTTCAACGTGTAG
- a CDS encoding carboxymuconolactone decarboxylase family protein: MARLPYLNQEDLSDENKRLLQRPANLFRLLVHSPEGFRNFSRLGGWIRNGSTLDPRLRELAILQVGYLTDAAYEWTHHIKLGRDDFGVSDEDIRGLVMETQGGGSALPQLERLVLRAAREMTDELRVSDEAFEGLKQHLSDEHIVDLFLTIAYYNLVVRMIHSLDVDLEPEYERILQEFPLDV; the protein is encoded by the coding sequence ATGGCAAGACTGCCCTACCTCAACCAGGAAGACCTCTCCGACGAGAACAAGCGCCTCCTGCAGCGCCCGGCGAACCTCTTCCGCCTCCTCGTGCACAGTCCGGAGGGTTTCCGGAACTTCTCCCGACTCGGCGGTTGGATCCGGAACGGCTCCACGCTCGACCCGCGCCTGCGCGAGCTGGCGATCCTGCAGGTCGGCTACCTGACCGACGCCGCATACGAGTGGACGCACCACATCAAGCTGGGCCGCGATGACTTCGGCGTCTCTGACGAAGACATCCGCGGCCTGGTGATGGAGACCCAGGGCGGCGGCTCGGCCCTGCCGCAGCTCGAGCGCCTGGTGCTGCGCGCGGCAAGGGAGATGACAGACGAGTTGCGGGTCTCAGATGAGGCTTTCGAGGGGTTGAAGCAGCATCTGTCGGACGAGCATATCGTCGACCTCTTCCTGACCATCGCCTACTACAACCTCGTCGTGCGGATGATCCACTCGCTGGACGTCGACCTCGAGCCCGAGTACGAGCGCATCCTCCAGGAGTTCCCGCTCGATGTCTGA
- a CDS encoding XdhC/CoxI family protein: MSERGGANALIAVEVLRAAREGNPVAVATIIAAPEDARPGAGDKLLVRQDGSTLGHFPRGLQEAVIEDARAALTAFPRIATQSFYYRPEGGRIHRLEARGGADAYEVMIEVTEAPATLLIVGGGHIGLSLATMGAHLGFSVAVVDDREMYANAERFPMADRVMAGDVAAHLRAFPISSNTYVVLVSRGHKVDELALREVVGRGAAYVGMIGSKRRVSTVLRHLAEEGYPVADLERVYTPIGLDIGAETPEEIAVSILAEIIMVRRGGKGGQMREGRPPIRAGARAS, translated from the coding sequence ATGTCTGAGCGCGGCGGCGCGAATGCCCTTATCGCCGTCGAGGTCTTGCGCGCCGCGCGCGAAGGGAACCCCGTTGCTGTCGCGACCATCATCGCGGCGCCGGAGGACGCGCGGCCAGGGGCCGGGGACAAGCTGCTGGTCCGCCAGGACGGCTCTACGCTGGGCCACTTCCCCCGCGGGCTGCAGGAGGCCGTCATCGAGGACGCGCGTGCCGCACTGACCGCCTTCCCGCGCATCGCGACCCAGTCCTTCTACTACAGGCCCGAAGGCGGGCGCATTCACCGCCTCGAAGCCAGAGGCGGCGCGGACGCGTATGAGGTGATGATCGAGGTCACCGAGGCTCCGGCCACGCTCCTCATCGTCGGCGGCGGGCACATCGGGCTCTCCCTGGCGACGATGGGCGCCCACCTCGGCTTCTCCGTCGCAGTAGTGGACGACCGCGAGATGTACGCCAACGCCGAGCGCTTCCCGATGGCGGACCGCGTGATGGCCGGAGACGTTGCCGCGCACCTCCGGGCCTTTCCCATCTCCTCGAACACCTACGTCGTGCTCGTGAGCCGCGGCCACAAGGTCGATGAGCTAGCCCTACGCGAGGTTGTCGGCCGGGGCGCCGCCTATGTCGGCATGATCGGGAGCAAGCGAAGAGTCTCGACGGTCCTGCGCCATCTGGCCGAGGAGGGCTACCCGGTCGCCGACCTCGAGCGGGTCTACACGCCCATCGGCCTCGACATCGGCGCAGAGACCCCCGAGGAGATCGCGGTGTCCATCCTGGCGGAGATCATCATGGTGCGCCGGGGCGGCAAGGGCGGTCAGATGCGAGAGGGCCGGCCGCCCATCAGGGCTGGAGCGCGGGCCAGCTAA
- a CDS encoding aldehyde ferredoxin oxidoreductase family protein, with product MAEGEKAFNGKILNVYLSQGRTEVEHIPENLYREYLGGYGLGARLLFDRIPAGADPLGPENVLGLMPGLLTGTPLFGIRYQAVAKSPKNNGWGDANAGGDFGPFLKLAGWDGVLFYGRSETPVYLLIQDDQVEIRDASDLWGMLAIDCEDKLKERHGKKASVACIGPAGEHLSLMAGICNERGRLAARSGLGAVMGSKKVKAVVVLASRSIIAGDKDKFQMVRTSLDEFRAPLANFFRSYGTTGITNTSAFSGDSPVKNWGGAGITDFPAAQALTGDNFNARMKKKYACWHCPLACGAESFASENPKYPYPENTHRPEYETAAAFGTMTLNGDLESLIYVNHLCNQYGVDTIAAGATVAFAMECYENGLITKEDTDGIDLRWGNTDAVIELLHKMGRREGVGELFADGVAKASEKIGPASKRFAIAIAGEELPMHDPKLNPEYYTTYKLDPTPARHTQYEGSARPEWGIAPRNRDKAVAEGRGQHHKGASEFMHVVNAAGMCQFIMSAAPNNRIPQWINMTTGWDTTNEEILKAGERIANLRMAFAVREGDIVTKRHVPGRVWGGDGEALRAGPHADFTLDVKTLEQEYLQAAGWDLETAKPSRAKLEELGLRDVADAIAAV from the coding sequence ATGGCAGAGGGCGAGAAGGCATTCAACGGCAAGATCCTCAACGTTTACCTCTCGCAGGGGCGGACCGAGGTCGAGCACATTCCGGAGAACCTCTATCGCGAGTACCTGGGCGGCTACGGTCTGGGCGCACGGTTGCTCTTCGACCGCATTCCGGCCGGCGCCGACCCGCTGGGTCCGGAGAACGTCCTCGGCCTCATGCCGGGTCTGCTCACGGGCACGCCCCTGTTCGGCATCCGCTATCAGGCTGTGGCGAAGTCGCCCAAGAACAACGGCTGGGGCGACGCCAACGCCGGCGGCGACTTTGGTCCCTTCCTCAAGCTGGCAGGCTGGGACGGCGTCCTCTTCTACGGACGGTCGGAGACACCCGTTTACTTGCTGATCCAGGACGACCAGGTCGAGATCCGCGACGCCTCAGACCTCTGGGGCATGCTCGCGATCGACTGTGAGGACAAGCTGAAGGAGCGCCACGGCAAGAAAGCCAGCGTTGCCTGCATCGGGCCGGCCGGCGAGCACCTCTCGCTCATGGCCGGGATCTGCAACGAGCGCGGGCGCCTCGCGGCGCGCAGCGGTCTCGGCGCGGTGATGGGGTCGAAGAAGGTCAAGGCCGTCGTAGTGCTGGCGTCCAGGTCGATCATCGCGGGCGACAAGGACAAGTTCCAGATGGTGCGGACCTCCCTGGACGAGTTCCGGGCGCCGCTGGCGAACTTCTTCCGCAGCTACGGTACGACGGGCATCACCAACACTTCTGCCTTCTCCGGCGACTCGCCAGTGAAGAACTGGGGCGGGGCCGGCATCACAGACTTCCCGGCCGCCCAGGCGCTCACGGGCGACAACTTCAACGCCAGGATGAAGAAGAAGTACGCTTGCTGGCACTGCCCGCTGGCGTGTGGTGCCGAGAGCTTCGCCTCGGAGAACCCAAAGTACCCGTATCCGGAGAACACCCACCGGCCGGAGTACGAGACGGCGGCTGCCTTCGGCACCATGACCCTGAACGGCGACCTGGAGTCGCTGATCTACGTCAACCACCTCTGCAACCAGTACGGCGTCGACACGATCGCCGCCGGGGCGACGGTGGCGTTCGCCATGGAGTGCTACGAGAACGGGCTCATCACGAAGGAGGACACGGACGGCATCGACCTGCGCTGGGGCAACACCGATGCAGTCATCGAGCTCCTGCACAAGATGGGCCGGCGTGAGGGCGTGGGCGAGCTGTTCGCCGACGGCGTCGCGAAAGCGTCCGAAAAGATCGGCCCTGCCTCGAAGCGCTTCGCCATCGCCATCGCCGGCGAAGAGCTGCCGATGCACGACCCCAAGCTGAACCCCGAGTACTACACGACATACAAGCTCGACCCGACACCGGCGCGCCACACGCAGTACGAGGGCAGCGCCAGGCCGGAGTGGGGCATTGCGCCCCGCAATCGGGACAAGGCGGTCGCCGAGGGCCGCGGCCAGCACCACAAGGGCGCATCCGAGTTCATGCACGTCGTGAACGCGGCCGGCATGTGCCAGTTCATCATGTCCGCGGCGCCGAACAACCGCATCCCCCAGTGGATCAACATGACCACCGGCTGGGACACGACCAACGAAGAGATACTCAAGGCGGGCGAGCGCATCGCCAACCTCCGCATGGCCTTTGCCGTGCGCGAAGGCGACATCGTGACCAAGCGTCACGTCCCGGGCCGGGTCTGGGGCGGCGACGGTGAGGCGCTCAGGGCCGGCCCCCACGCCGACTTCACGCTGGACGTGAAGACGCTTGAGCAGGAGTACCTGCAGGCGGCAGGCTGGGACCTTGAGACCGCGAAACCCTCCCGCGCCAAACTCGAAGAACTCGGCCTGCGGGACGTCGCGGATGCGATAGCCGCGGTGTAG
- a CDS encoding GNAT family N-acetyltransferase, which yields MRVGHRDGKTLLVTSGSLGFRPLPLPGGVPGRLYLSSMPGRYRPFEQDIAEAEYLGVTTVLCLNPRDEIEHKSPHYHQALNDGSHAWRVIEHPIEDFRAPARGDGFASLIDEVVAELQAGASLMLHCAGGIGRTGTVSSCILIALGMGAEEALAEVRRARAWPENRAQLEFVHWFAEEIARRKEAPALRIAHADLLSEVAQALIRELDAELLSRYPEPGATHFRLDPDEVGPGRGAFLLAYAGERPVGCGAVRLISETEAELKRMYTVREARGRGVAKAVVAALETEARRLGARRLVLETGVRQPEAIRVYESAGFRRIEPFGEYVDSPLSVCMAKDLA from the coding sequence TTGCGCGTAGGGCATCGGGACGGCAAGACTCTGCTCGTGACCTCAGGCAGCCTCGGCTTTCGTCCGCTGCCGCTCCCTGGCGGCGTCCCTGGACGCCTCTACCTCTCGTCCATGCCGGGCCGCTACCGCCCATTCGAGCAGGACATTGCGGAGGCGGAGTACCTGGGCGTGACAACCGTGCTCTGCCTGAACCCTCGCGACGAGATCGAGCACAAGTCGCCGCACTACCACCAGGCCCTGAACGACGGCTCCCACGCCTGGCGGGTGATCGAGCATCCGATCGAAGACTTCCGGGCCCCGGCGCGAGGAGATGGGTTTGCGAGCCTGATCGACGAGGTTGTGGCCGAGCTGCAGGCCGGCGCCTCGCTGATGCTGCACTGCGCCGGCGGCATCGGCCGCACCGGCACCGTGAGCTCGTGCATCCTCATTGCCCTCGGAATGGGGGCCGAGGAGGCCCTGGCGGAAGTACGCCGCGCCCGGGCCTGGCCTGAGAACCGGGCGCAACTCGAGTTCGTGCACTGGTTCGCCGAGGAGATCGCGCGCCGTAAGGAAGCTCCCGCGCTGCGCATCGCGCACGCTGACCTGCTCTCCGAGGTCGCGCAGGCCCTCATACGGGAGCTGGACGCGGAGCTCCTGAGCCGCTATCCCGAGCCTGGAGCGACCCACTTCCGGCTGGACCCGGACGAGGTAGGCCCGGGGAGGGGAGCATTCCTGCTCGCTTACGCCGGCGAGCGGCCCGTCGGGTGCGGCGCCGTGCGCCTGATTTCCGAGACGGAGGCGGAGCTCAAGCGCATGTACACGGTCCGGGAAGCGCGCGGGCGCGGCGTCGCGAAGGCGGTTGTGGCCGCGCTCGAGACGGAGGCCCGCCGGCTTGGCGCGAGGCGCCTGGTGCTGGAGACGGGCGTGCGGCAGCCGGAGGCGATACGGGTGTACGAGAGCGCTGGCTTCCGCCGCATCGAGCCCTTCGGCGAGTACGTTGACTCGCCGCTCAGCGTCTGCATGGCAAAGGACTTGGCCTGA
- a CDS encoding DUF3008 domain-containing protein, translated as MPAKTEKQRKFMGAELARKRAGKKTKTGMSEKKLEEMASKKKG; from the coding sequence ATGCCCGCGAAGACAGAGAAGCAGCGCAAGTTCATGGGCGCGGAGCTCGCGCGCAAGCGAGCCGGCAAGAAGACAAAGACCGGGATGAGCGAGAAGAAGCTCGAGGAGATGGCGAGCAAGAAAAAGGGCTAG
- a CDS encoding MBL fold metallo-hydrolase, with amino-acid sequence MKATLWGTRGSLAAPGPETVGYGGNTACVEVRSRGGATLVLDAGTGIRRLGLALASEEGRIDILLSHLHVDHIQGLGFFAPLFQPGRVIHIWGPPSTTMNLRMRLGRYLSPPLFPVPLRELPSDITLHDVPLQPFEIEGLRVCADLVCHPGSSVGYRIEEAGKALTYIPDHEPALGARVFPGRPDWISGYALALGADLLIHDAQYTDEEYLARIGWGHSSMTQAIQFAIAAEVRRLVGFHHDPDHSDDMLDRLCADLVRQELPFDFKPGWEGATYEV; translated from the coding sequence ATGAAGGCCACGCTCTGGGGCACCCGGGGCTCGCTCGCGGCGCCGGGGCCGGAGACCGTTGGCTACGGAGGCAACACGGCATGCGTCGAGGTGCGTTCGCGGGGAGGCGCGACCCTGGTCCTCGATGCGGGGACGGGCATACGGCGCCTCGGTCTGGCGCTGGCCTCGGAAGAGGGACGCATCGACATCCTGCTGTCGCATCTTCACGTCGATCACATCCAGGGCCTCGGGTTCTTCGCGCCCCTGTTTCAGCCCGGCCGGGTGATCCACATTTGGGGTCCGCCATCGACGACGATGAACCTGCGGATGCGCCTGGGGCGATACTTGTCCCCGCCCCTCTTCCCCGTCCCGCTGCGCGAGCTGCCTTCGGACATCACCCTGCACGACGTACCGCTCCAGCCTTTCGAGATCGAAGGCCTGCGGGTGTGCGCCGACCTGGTCTGCCACCCCGGGTCGAGTGTCGGCTACCGCATCGAGGAGGCTGGCAAGGCGCTCACGTACATCCCGGACCATGAGCCGGCGCTCGGCGCCCGCGTCTTTCCGGGCCGGCCGGACTGGATCTCAGGCTACGCCCTGGCGCTCGGCGCCGACCTCCTCATCCACGATGCCCAGTACACGGACGAAGAGTACCTGGCGCGCATCGGCTGGGGGCATAGCTCCATGACCCAGGCCATCCAGTTCGCGATCGCGGCCGAGGTCAGGCGCCTGGTCGGCTTTCACCATGACCCCGACCACTCGGATGACATGCTGGACCGCCTGTGCGCGGACCTGGTGCGCCAGGAGCTCCCATTCGACTTCAAGCCGGGCTGGGAAGGGGCGACCTATGAGGTCTGA